The nucleotide window TGCCGGAgtcaatctctctctctttttttttttggagcagCTGAGTAATATCTTTCACGCTTTATTAAATAGCTACGCGCACgaatttccccccctcccccttcccctctgccctccccaccccgttctccctcaccttccttcccccccccaccccccatacCCCACCCTGGCTAAAtttgggaaggagcaaatccccTAggtggaggcgggggggggggggccggaaaataaatacaataaaccaaaataatccCCAAACCCCCACAGCTAAAAGCGCGGAAACAAAGCGGAGGCAGCCGCGCTGCCATCACCTCGAGAGCCGCGGTGTAATTTGGATTTATTTGGAAAAGGATAGGGGgtgaaaagggggagggggggggggggggaaacaaccaacccacccccgGGGGCTGCCTCCATTGTGTGCGCGGGGTTTGGGGCGGTGAAGCCGCGGGCACGCCCCGGGGAACCGCGTTTCTTGCGCGGAGTGTTTGGTACGGTCCGAGCCAAAGGTGTGTGCGTGGGGTTTCTAaggtgttttgtggtttggtttggggcttttttttttcggaggggattggggggggggaggggggggggaggggggggttgcgggggggaggttggaagggggtGTGCGTGTgaaatgttggggtttggtgACATCACGGCGCTGGAGTTGCCCAATCAGCTggtgggtgggggggggggggacgctCCGTGGGGTGTTCCCTAGAATATACCGGGCCGCGGCGGAGGGGCCGCGAGTGCGGAGCCCGAGGAAGGTGGGAGCCGCACCGAGCCCCTGCCTCCCGgacaacctccccccccccctacccccacccctCTACCATTTTtccattccctccccccccccacctccttcgccatcccccttttcctcctcccttcttgtCAGGAGCTTTGTTTGCTTAAGCATCTCAGAGGCTTtgcccagcaaaaaaaaaattcacccTCTCACCCCCTGTTTGCTTGTTGATTCCTTCCCCTCCttaccttcccccccacccccccgcaaaaaaaaaaaaaaaagaaaaaggaaaaaaaaaaaaaaaaaaaaaaggaaaaaaagaagaaggaaaaaaaaagggggggggggggaagaaaagaaagagagagggggaaaagaggggaaaaaagaggattaTTTTGGCAGTGGAAGGTGGGGAGAGCTGCGCTGCCGCGGggtgggaggtggctggggtgggggcagcctgAAAGATGTGAGATgtttgacttctttttttctttcttttctttttttttttatccctttccttttctttttaatttttttttttggtgtttttaaaCCGTTTTAAAAATCTCttggttatttttgtttgtttgtttcccttggggagggggaagacgAGGAGCGAAGCCCCGGTGCAGGAGGAGGAATTGGGTGCTTGGAAGATGTTGAAAACCATTGACTGGAGCGTTTGGAAAGGGAGATCGACTGCTTTGGattaatttttccccccccccccctccctttttggttttgggttcgtttggggatttttttccctcctttccccccccctttttccttatcttctttttttccctttcttttcttttcccccccttttttctttcctttttccttttttttttctgttcttttttttcttcttctttttttccctctcttttcttttctcccttttttttttcttttttccttttttttcctgttctttttttcccttttattttaaaatcttcttccccccccttttttttttctcttttctttcccccctctttttttttttctttctattttttcccccccctttccccccacaaccccccctccttctttttatccttccctccctctttcctccccccccctcccctccctccctacCTCTCCGGAGGGGTAGGGATGTGTGTGATCAGGGAGTGGAAACAAAATATGTCCTTATTTTGAatgcccccccccgcccccaccccacctccccctttcccttcttttttcttccttttttttttttgaaagagaCAAAGTAAATGCTCCTTGCAAAATGTTCCTGACCTGCGAAGGGACCTTCGGAATTGTTCCAACCACCATGGATTACAATGGGGAAGCCAGGCCGGGGGAATTCCATGCTGGCTATCAAGAAATCGAAGGGATAAACTTGGGATACTTACAAATCAATGGCACCCAGATGTTTGCTCTGGCCCAGGTCCTCAGCGACCTGTTTAAGGATATCCCCAGGACCACCATCAGCAAAAAAATGGAAATTTTAAAGATCAAAAGCCGACGCTGCGATCTCCAAGAGCTCCGGACCCTCAAAGCCATCAACTCGGTGCCCACCCGGGCTGTGAAATGTTCCCTCATCTCCAAAGCGGACCTGGAGGCTCTTTGCACCTCCTGTAAGAGCCTCAGCCCccggaggaggaaaaggaaaaggaagagcaagaggagggagcagctgctgctgccggacccgggggagctcttcccctgcccccggcccccgcTCCTGCCGTCCTGCAGAGCCGGCGGCTGCTGCGCGGCCCCCGGCCCCCCAGAGCTGTCCCCTGCTTTCCCCAAGCCACGCTCGGAGCCGGCCCCACTGCTTCCGCAGCCTTTCCACAGGGCCTTCCCCGCTTTTGAGAAGCCTCCCCGGGGTCGGAAGGGCTGCGGGTTGGTGGCTCGGGGAGGGCTTTTCGCCGGCGTCCTGAGCGGGTACCCCCGAGACCTGGCGCTGCTGCATCCCGCGGCCGCGCATCCTGCGCAGGCGGCCGTGCTCGCCCCGCCAGGCCGGCGCAGGAGGGGTTCCTGCTGTGCCAAGGGTCTCTTCCCGGTGGAAAAAGGACCCGTGGTCCCCAGGAAAGGCCGCTCCTCCGTTTTTCCCGGTTCCAAGAGGCAGGGAACCTCCGCCGGCTACTCCAGCGACTCGGACTCCAGCCTGGACTTCGGTGGGTCCAGCCCCGCCACCTCCAGCGACTcgtcagaggaggaggaagaggaagaggaggaggaggaggaggagaggggacacTTCATGCAGCAGCGAGGAAGGCAGCTCCTCGGAGTCGGAGAGCAGCTCGCTGTGCAGCGGGGACTCGGTGCAGAGCACCCGGTACAGGCAGGCGGCTCTGCCCCGCTTCCAACCGCAGCCTCCCCGGGAACCCCTCAGTGAGGAGCGTCCTGCCGAACCCCCTCCGTGCGTAGGCAAAACCCTTCGTCCCGACCAcaacctcctcttcctctcacagcatctctgggcCAGGACTTTGCGAGCATCAACTTTGGAAACTTTGAGCCCGGCCGCGGCGCTGGGCTCGGGGGTTCAGCCGCTGCCGGAGCTCTACGCAAAGCAGGAggcctccccttcctcctcctccttctcctcctcctcctccccccctccctccccaagcagcaccCCTGGGGGGGCTCAGCAACAAAAGGAGGGCGGCTTTGGGGACGCGGAGCCCTGCGCCAAAGGGAAGGATTTGCACAAAGATGCCTCGAACAATAGAAGCTCCTCAGGCCCCAGTGACCAGGCTGAGAAGCAAAACGCAGCTTTAACCGGGGGAGAGCCTGCCCCGACCCCCCCAACTCCCGAACCTGGGGAGGAGAACTTGGGATCGGTTCCCGACCCGGGGGAACCCCGTCGGGATCACTTTGACCGGCTGATCCGGCAATCCAAGCTGTGGTGTTATGCCAAAGGCTTCAACCTGGACGGGAAAAGTTTGCGGCACGGAGGGAGGACGGAGCCAGGGAAAGGTGCTGAGCTCAAACCCCCTCCCGGTCCCAAAAGAGCAGAGAGCCCCAGCACCTTGTCAAACAAAGCTTTgagaggcagtggctcggaAAGGAATGCCAAGCGCAGACGCCTTGCCAGGGGCACTGAGGCAGAAAGGCAACAGAGCTCCTCGAAAGGGAGGCCACAAAAGACTCCGAGGAGGAATTCCAGGAAGGGAAACACTCCCTGCAAACGCCTCGGCAGCGCCGGGCCGACCCCGCCTCGGAATTCCTTCAGCCTCATGGGCAACTTCCCATGCATTCCCTCCTTGGTCGTGGGGGAAGATGGGGATTTGTGCCCTGCCTCTTCCCTAGGGGTTAAAAACTCTTGGGTTCTCTCCAAAACTCACCCTTTGTGGAGCTGGCACCTGGGGGGCAACGCCATCCCCGTGCCCCCCAGCCTCAAATTCCGGGGCTATAGCTTGGAGGATCTCTAAGGACAGCGGACGGCCCGGAGGAAAGGTTTACATGCAACAGATGAGAGCTGCGAGGGGAGAGGGGGTCGGGgcgggtgtgtgtgtgtgtgtgtgtgtcggGAGGAGATGGGGTGCCCCTGGGGGTGTATGGGGGGGGAAGGGTCCCTCCGAGCCCTCGGGTCGCCCAAATCGGGGGTCCTCGGGTGGGGAAGGGGATTCCCGGAGGAGAGCCAGGTGGGATGAGGGAGGTGTGGGAGAGTTTGGGGGGGATGTGAGGAGGAGTGAGTGTGTGCGCGGCTTCGGCTGGGGGATCGGGGGTCACACAacaggggcgggggggggggggttccccccccaggcagaggggatggaattgattggggtttttttatgatcGGCGTTTGTGACGGGGTCCGGTATTGGTTTATCGATGAGTTTGAAAGGACGAAACTAAACCAAGCGATGAAATCCAGGGCTGGACGGGagcggtggtggtggtgttggctaTCTTCCCCCGGCCCCCCCCATCCCTTCCCCGCTGCCAAACGCGAGGAGTTATTCCCCGGAAAGGGATTTGGGATGAACCGTGCAGCTCgggcctccccccagccccactcccaCCTCCCCTTCTCTCGCCTCTatgccaaaaccaaaccccccaacACCCGCAAAAACAagccccaacaaaacaaaacgacCCCAAACCCGAGGGAAGAACAGGATCTaattcctccctttttttcccgcGCCCCCCCCTTCCACAAACCCATTGGATTAAACCGATAATAATCCCACGCGGAGAGAAATAATGAGGCCATGCGGCAGGAACCCTCTTTTTGGGGTCCCAATCCCCCCCAAAGGCGGAGCTCCGAAGCGAGCTGTTAAATAGCAGCGAGAGATTTTTCTGTCTGCTTCAGGGGCAGGAAAGAAGacggcgggggggggaggaaaccccaaacaaccccaaacagcttaaaaaaagggggggggggggaggggaggggaagggagggaggggaaaaaacacccaacccaaccaacttTAAAAAGAGCAGGAAATTCGGTTtgctaaaaagaaaagaggagcctTGGAGAGGAAGTGATTCCAAACTGCTGCAGGGGTATTAaaagaggaggtgggggggggaaaggggggggaaaaaaagcaggggggtggcggggagggaggagggggaaagggagtcGTTTGCTGGCTAATCATCCCAACTCCGCTCGCCTGAAGGTAACCGGCCTGGAAAAGCTTTACCGGCCCAAAAGAAATAGGATCCAGAAGCGTTTGGGAATAGGATCCAGATGGACAATTtgatctttttccttccttccccccccgccccccgaccccccacccccacccccccgctcCCCGAGCTCCGGAGAGTGGAATGCGGGGAAGAATGCGGAGGGGAATTTTTTCTggtctcctctgcagaggaaatcGTATCCCAGTTTAACTTTCCTCCCCGAACCTTTGGAACTGGCGCTTCGGACTCTTTGCTGATGCGAtttccactccccccccccctccccccctccatccccccccccccccccccctcgccccccttccccttctttggcATCAAAAGCCCGGCAGGCTCTCTGAAGTTCGCTCCTCGTCGCCAAACCTGAAGTAAATCAAAGCTTagagctttggggtttttaattattattatttttattctcgTTATcgttattattattttgggggggggcttttagctgctttggatttatttttttccccccctccctctttaTTTGAGtttactggggtttttttttcgcGGCAGAAACCAATCTCTGcagcaaaaaagaaaatttaattaTGATAAATAAATCTCTGCagcaaaaaaggaagaagataaTAAAATACCAATAATTAATACCGAGAGCAAAATCTTCGCTCAGCCCTCGTTTtaggggggggtgggtggtggaAATTGCCTTTATATTTCGgttatgtttttttttaaacccataATTCTAAACTATatcatttcctcctcctcccccctctaaAAGAATAAATTTCAAGCCTCCTCTTAATGCCTTTTGAGGGCGAGAAAAAAATCCTCCCCGggttgaaaagaaagaaaaagaagaagcaaAGATTCCAACCTTCAACTGCCCGGTTGggatctttctttctttctctctttctctctttcttttctttctctctttcttttctttcttttctttctctctttctttctctctttctctctttctctttcttcctttctttctctctttcttcctttctctctttctttctttctctctctctttctccctctctttctccctttctctttctctttctccctttctgtctctctttctccctttctctctctctttctccctttctctctctctctctctctctctctctctttttctctttcctttctctctctctttctctctcattcgctctttctttctctttctttctctctctctctctctctttctttttctttctttcggGGGAGTTTTCATTCCACCAGTGGCTTAACGACCACCAAAAAAAGGACATTTTTCAGGCCTTTTGCATCGCTccgggttggttttttttccccccctcccttttcttcctttctttttatctcttgctgatGTTGGATTGTGCCTAAAAACGATGTCTGTTTGACTTGGGCTTTTTAAAAGTGGTTTTGTTTACTTTCGGTGAAACTCTCgatttttttttggccttttttcccccctttattttttcccttttttcctttttttttttttttttttcccttttttggctttttttttttggcctttatTTTTCTCGATCCCCTCTCGGAGCGAAATAAAACAGCGAATTTTGTCGCCGTCCCCAAACCTTCGCACAGCCgcgggcggggagggggaaagaaaatccaCCCTACCCCCCGCCCCCAGAAAAAAGCCCTGCCAGAAAAGCCGATTTTGGGGGCGGTTTCGGGGCaccaaaaaagccacaaaatgattttttccctgccttgcaacctccttttttttcccccctcctcctcggTCTAACCTACCCCGGGACAGACACACAAGACAGAGCCAGGTTGGGGATCACAGTGGACActtattggggggggggtcggggtcttgagcctcctctccttgccGAAATCCAGATTGGGttgaaaaaaatgtgttttctaggaaaaaaaacccaaacaaacaccgTAATGATGCAAAATAAAGGCTTGGGAGGGTCGGTGAGACGCGAGCGGGACCGCgggaggcagcctgggcctcGCCAAGCGCCGCCGCCGCGGAGAAACCCGAGGAgaattcctccctccttccccccccttaaaCTCTCTCCCGAGGTCCGCGCTGGGAATGGATgttaaaataaatcaaatctATCTATAAATAgctctaaaaaaaaccccaacccccagaGCAAAGCCCCTCCAGACCCCCACCCCGCAGCTccttttatttctatttcagcCGAATAACTCAGGAATATTTCGAAAGGgataaaaaaagccccaaatcaCCTCGGGAAACGGGGacgggggtggggagggtttgAGGAGAGGTTCAGCCACCCGTGGGGGATTTTCCTCGGTGGCTAAACGCATCCGTGGGGTGGGGGGCGTGCGGAAAACACGGTGTGgcggggaaggggaggaggtggcCGGGGTGGGTTGAAGCCACGATCTGGCCTCACGCAGGCAGACGTGACACGTCCCAACGGATTGATCCTCTCGCCCACAGCCGGGCGTGCGTGGGGAAGTGTTGGGATCTGTCCTAGaatgtgctggggagggggaggggagggttggggtcgTGAACATGTGAAATACCTCAAAACCTTCCACGTTAAAATGCTCttcggggggtgggggtggtggggtggctCCCCGAGGAGTGGAAGCCTCCCGGTCCCAGccggaggggaaagagaaggagcaaATCATTAGCAGGATAATTGTTGTGCTCGTTGTGATCCTAGGTTCGGTTTTTAAACCGGGGGAAGGGAATTAATtgaaataataatgatgatgataataataacaacaacaaaacagccgggggaaaaaaaaggggggggaataaTCGTCCCAGGAAATCGCCAAAAAGAAGCcggagagaggctggagaagcctTGGAAAGAAACAGAGCAAAGTAGGAAAGAATCGAGAAAAGGAAACCTTAAATTTTCTTTAGCTAAAAGAATCCATTTTGgccttaagaaagaaaaaacaacaaagaaaaggggggtggggggaaagaaagataaaggaaaataaagaggaaatcCAGGCGATggttggggggaggaggggagggagaagcaaaACCTTCCGTGGGACACAGCAAACCGGTTTGTGGGTTGGAGTAAAGGGAGATCACCAGGACAGCAT belongs to Dryobates pubescens isolate bDryPub1 chromosome 36, bDryPub1.pri, whole genome shotgun sequence and includes:
- the LOC104303115 gene encoding LOW QUALITY PROTEIN: SKI/DACH domain-containing protein 1 (The sequence of the model RefSeq protein was modified relative to this genomic sequence to represent the inferred CDS: deleted 1 base in 1 codon), which translates into the protein MFLTCEGTFGIVPTTMDYNGEARPGEFHAGYQEIEGINLGYLQINGTQMFALAQVLSDLFKDIPRTTISKKMEILKIKSRRCDLQELRTLKAINSVPTRAVKCSLISKADLEALCTSCKSLSPRRRKRKRKSKRREQLLLPDPGELFPCPRPPLLPSCRAGGCCAAPGPPELSPAFPKPRSEPAPLLPQPFHRAFPAFEKPPRGRKGCGLVARGGLFAGVLSGYPRDLALLHPAAAHPAQAAVLAPPGRRRRGSCCAKGLFPVEKGPVVPRKGRSSVFPGSKRQGTSAGYSSDSDSSLDFGGSSPATSSDSSEEEEEEEEEERRRGDTSCSSEEGSSSESESSSLCSGDSVQSTRYRQAALPRFQPQPPREPLSEERPAEPPPCVGKTLRPDHNLLFLSQHLWARTLRASTLETLSPAAALGSGVQPLPELYAKQEASPSSSSFSSSSSPPPSPSSTPGGAQQQKEGGFGDAEPCAKGKDLHKDASNNRSSSGPSDQAEKQNAALTGGEPAPTPPTPEPGEENLGSVPDPGEPRRDHFDRLIRQSKLWCYAKGFNLDGKSLRHGGRTEPGKGAELKPPPGPKRAESPSTLSNKALRGSGSERNAKRRRLARGTEAERQQSSSKGRPQKTPRRNSRKGNTPCKRLGSAGPTPPRNSFSLMGNFPCIPSLVVGEDGDLCPASSLGVKNSWVLSKTHPLWSWHLGGNAIPVPPSLKFRGYSLEDL